Proteins co-encoded in one Stomoxys calcitrans chromosome 5, idStoCalc2.1, whole genome shotgun sequence genomic window:
- the LOC106092383 gene encoding uncharacterized protein LOC106092383 encodes MNTVKIAQALLRIRPALCSQQRLMAQKLGNTKTSSKTSPESEVNNEPIQYFGSDAASWRAKDTRSGGSDEHLWYQPYVISGSLAIFLLYFCVLREESDIDLKLEGNLYEHVHGLEEVQLTMNYKYNKENGLDNREVIKRLGELGIDVKLLDAK; translated from the exons ATGAACACAGTGAAAATCGCACAGGCTTTGCTCCGGATAAG GCCGGCGTTATGTTCACAGCAGCGATTGATGGCACAAAAACTAGGCAATACAAAAACCAGCAGCAAGACCTCTCCCGAATCCGAAGTCAATAATGAGCCCATACAATATTTTGGCAGTGATGCTGCTTCCTGGCGTGCCAAGGACACTCGCAGTGGTGGCTCCGATGAACATTTGTGGTATCAGCCCTATGTCATCTCTGGCAGTCTAGCCATATTCCTATTGTATTTCTGCGTACTGCGAGAGGAAAGTGATATCGATTTGAAACTCGAAGGAAACCTATACGAACATGTTCATGGTCTGGAGGAAGTTCAATTGACAATGAACTATAAATACAATAAGGAAAATGGTTTGGATAATCGCGAAGTAATCAAGAGGCTCGGCGAGTTGGGCATTGATGTAAAGCTATTGGATGCGAAATAG
- the LOC106092377 gene encoding ribonucleases P/MRP protein subunit POP1 isoform X1, which produces MFGYCFDLFPKTRLYSHSYHLNMETRKLEYDSTLGGPVVLGTHMPTYKYAASALKELKELISATKQTTSTKLIFQSLPKHMRRRAMSHHPKRLPRKYRAAHIHQMSKSGKPQQTKRPSRKHRRRPKNLLKDYLRRQRKHQWLETHIWHAKRFHMIEKWGYKLPYASCDKTYRACYRATTEHCLLQDISFHACIEMKGTVSKLKDGFDRLTSRECGLSIAAKTFLTGRREGCIDIFRDGQYPYKALGKVSFIWRCEDDEAKAIDGNRTLWLWVHAASYHQILEELVKVFDLKNQRFKKLPLEEKHEMTATESPSESKSLPIKKERRLQFMTKSTIRRNVPIYKNDQTHVEVRELKDTLNRFRLTGPLAQSVLQKALKVTDLEKIVNAKENWIGDYLNNDNFQVIHKKQSEFWTSCRERITSPGELLSNMVLALNIEDFRLNRPEKRSKALITPNAQIFHEASDFLCDIQPLLSSSPLWCEEIRNRISNEMLSTHEYCSLRAKHAIVPGKPCRFEDSMQPIPVVLIQRPGSQDGGYKRLAYGCGWDVIAPAGYGMSLWLSLIMWGARPGGLREFETVAREMGTEEHLPDTIGGLQIHGHRYNELYNKYFRLPPGKRCNYRKFSIVSPFRVPFKQLIRDWDTRVDPMQTVETKETDFYILRDRTKLQAIADCVKKCTLHKFPQDLEPQCMIQIKLKLKSRGNPGDFSVICLPNKKDFKKNLKQIVQRNHDPIYVEPLLPDPNEKERKRLRLEHKKQLKRLRSRRVREKRKKQETSKTKVIIRPAGTKAMCLEQLKKMCKLWLPEDTETLFSVRKQGTRDCFGYITSAHFCLTEGNVGGIGYVTVEGLRQLLKLCQQCRVKQPQCLIRSTNSRNYRLAAFQVNVNV; this is translated from the exons ATGTTTGGTTATTGTTTTGATTTGTTCCCAAAAACACGTTTATATTCTCATAGCTACCATTTAAACATGGAAACCCGCAAGCTCGAATATGATTCAACATTGGGTGGACCAGTGGTGCTGGGCACCCATATGCCCACATACAAATATGCTGCTTCAGCTCTCAAGGAACTTAAAGAGCTAATTAGTGCCACGAAGCAGACAACATCAACCAAATTAATATTTCAATCTTTGCCCAAACACATGAGACGAAGGGCCATGTCTCACCATCCCAAAAGACTGCCAAGAAAGTATAGGGCAGCCCACATTCATCAAATGTCCAAATCGGGAAAACCACAACAAACAAAAAGGCCTTCGAGAAAACATCGCAGACGACCTAAAAATCTGTTAAAGGATTACTTGAGGCGCCAACGAAAGCATCAATGGCTGGAAACCCATATCTGGCATGCCAAGAGATTTCATATGATAGAAAAGTGGGGATACAAGCTTCCATATGCCAGCTGTGATAAGACTTACCGCGCTTGTTATCGAGCTACAACAGAACATTGTTTACTTCAAGATATTTCGTTTCATGCTTGCATAGAAATGAAGGGAACAGTGAGTAAATTGAAGGATGGTTTCGATAGGCTGACCAGCAGGGAGTGTGGTTTATCCATAGCGGCCAAAACATTCTTAACGGGGCGTAGAGAAGGTTGCATAGATATATTCAGGGATGGACAGTATCCCTATAAGGCTCTGGGAAAAGTTTCCTTTATTTGGCGTTGCGAAGATGATGAGGCAAAGGCGATAGATGGCAACAGAACACTTTGGCTGTGGGTGCATGCCGCCAGCTACCATCAAATACTGGAGGAATTAGTTAAAGTTTTCGATTTGAAAAATCAAAGATTTAAAAAGTTGCCTTTAGAGGAGAAGCATGAGATGACAGCAACAGAGTCACCAAGTGAATCAAAAAGTTTGCCAATTAAAAAAGAAAGACGTTTGCAGTTTATGACAAAATCCACCATAAGGCGAAATGTACCTATCTATAAAAATGACCAAACCCATGTTGAAGTAAGAGAGCTTAAGGATACATTAAACCGATTTCGTCTTACCGGACCTTTAGCACAAAGTGTTCTTCAGAAAGCCCTTAAGGTAACAGACTTGGAAAAGATTGTCAATGCAAAGGAGAATTGGATAGGCGATTATCTAAACAATGATAATTTCCAAGTGATTCACAAAAAACAATCGGAGTTTTGGACTAGTTGCCGTGAGCGTATAACCTCTCCTGGGGAGCTACTTTCAAATATGGTGCTGGCTTTGAATATAGAGGACTTTCGTTTGAATCGTCCTGAGAAGCGAAGCAAAGCCTTAATAACTCCTAATGCTCAAATATTTCATGAGGCCAGCGATTTTCTTTGTGATATTCAACCCCTTTTAAGTTCTTCGCCATTGTGGTGCGAAGAGATAAGAAATCGAATATCCAACGAAATGTTGAGTACCCATGAGTATTGTTCCCTAAGGGCAAAACATGCCATTGTTCCTGGTAAACCATGCAGATTTGAAGATTCCATGCAACCAATACCTGTGGTACTAATTCAAAGACCAGGTTCTCAGGATGGAGGTTATAAGCGCTTAGCATATGGTTGTGGTTGGGACGTTATAGCACCTGCGGGATATGGTATGTCCTTATGGCTATCATTGATTATGTGGGGTGCCAGGCCAGGGGGCTTGAGAGAATTTGAAACTGTTGCTAGAGAAATGGGAACAGAGGAGCATTTACCGGATACTATTGGAG GCTTACAAATCCATGGACATCGCTACAATGAGCTCTACAACAAATACTTTCGCTTACCACCGGGTAAACGTTGCAATTATCGGAAGTTTTCCATAGTATCACCATTTCGTGTGCCTTTTAAACAACTCATAAGAGACTGGGATACAAGAGTTGACCCCATGCAAACCGTTGAAACTAAGGAGACTGATTTTTACATTCTACGAGATCGTACTAAACTTCAAGCCATTGCAGATTGTGTGAAAAAGTGTACATTACACAAATTTCCCCAAGACTTGGAGCCTCAGTGTATGATACAAATAAAGTTAAAGTTAAAATCAAGAGGAAATCCAGGAGATTTTTCAGTTATTTGTTTGCCCAACAAAAAGGATTTTAAAAAGAATCTAAAACAAATTGTGCAACGTAATCACGATCCGATTTATGTAGAACCCTTATTACCGGATCCCAATGAAAAGGAACGAAAACGATTACGACTTGAGcataaaaaacaattgaaaCGCTTAAGGTCTAGACGAGTAAGAGAAAAGCGCAAAAAACAG GAAactagcaaaactaaggttataaTTAGACCAGCTGGCACtaaagccatgtgtttggaaCAATTAAAGAAAATGTGCAAATTATGGCTACCCGAAGACACGGAGACTCTGTTCAGCGTTAGGAAGCAGGGCACTCGAGATTGTTTTGGTTATATAACCTCAGCTCATTTTTGCTTAACCGAAGGCAACGTGGGTGGTATAGGCTACGTTACAGTTGAAGGTTTGCGACAACTTTTAAAGTTATGCCAACAGTGTCGTGTAAAACAACCACAGTGCTTGATTCGTTCAACCAACAGCCGTAATTATCGTTTAGCTGCATTTCAAGTCAACGTTAATGTGTAA
- the LOC106092377 gene encoding ribonucleases P/MRP protein subunit POP1 isoform X2 translates to METRKLEYDSTLGGPVVLGTHMPTYKYAASALKELKELISATKQTTSTKLIFQSLPKHMRRRAMSHHPKRLPRKYRAAHIHQMSKSGKPQQTKRPSRKHRRRPKNLLKDYLRRQRKHQWLETHIWHAKRFHMIEKWGYKLPYASCDKTYRACYRATTEHCLLQDISFHACIEMKGTVSKLKDGFDRLTSRECGLSIAAKTFLTGRREGCIDIFRDGQYPYKALGKVSFIWRCEDDEAKAIDGNRTLWLWVHAASYHQILEELVKVFDLKNQRFKKLPLEEKHEMTATESPSESKSLPIKKERRLQFMTKSTIRRNVPIYKNDQTHVEVRELKDTLNRFRLTGPLAQSVLQKALKVTDLEKIVNAKENWIGDYLNNDNFQVIHKKQSEFWTSCRERITSPGELLSNMVLALNIEDFRLNRPEKRSKALITPNAQIFHEASDFLCDIQPLLSSSPLWCEEIRNRISNEMLSTHEYCSLRAKHAIVPGKPCRFEDSMQPIPVVLIQRPGSQDGGYKRLAYGCGWDVIAPAGYGMSLWLSLIMWGARPGGLREFETVAREMGTEEHLPDTIGGLQIHGHRYNELYNKYFRLPPGKRCNYRKFSIVSPFRVPFKQLIRDWDTRVDPMQTVETKETDFYILRDRTKLQAIADCVKKCTLHKFPQDLEPQCMIQIKLKLKSRGNPGDFSVICLPNKKDFKKNLKQIVQRNHDPIYVEPLLPDPNEKERKRLRLEHKKQLKRLRSRRVREKRKKQETSKTKVIIRPAGTKAMCLEQLKKMCKLWLPEDTETLFSVRKQGTRDCFGYITSAHFCLTEGNVGGIGYVTVEGLRQLLKLCQQCRVKQPQCLIRSTNSRNYRLAAFQVNVNV, encoded by the exons ATGGAAACCCGCAAGCTCGAATATGATTCAACATTGGGTGGACCAGTGGTGCTGGGCACCCATATGCCCACATACAAATATGCTGCTTCAGCTCTCAAGGAACTTAAAGAGCTAATTAGTGCCACGAAGCAGACAACATCAACCAAATTAATATTTCAATCTTTGCCCAAACACATGAGACGAAGGGCCATGTCTCACCATCCCAAAAGACTGCCAAGAAAGTATAGGGCAGCCCACATTCATCAAATGTCCAAATCGGGAAAACCACAACAAACAAAAAGGCCTTCGAGAAAACATCGCAGACGACCTAAAAATCTGTTAAAGGATTACTTGAGGCGCCAACGAAAGCATCAATGGCTGGAAACCCATATCTGGCATGCCAAGAGATTTCATATGATAGAAAAGTGGGGATACAAGCTTCCATATGCCAGCTGTGATAAGACTTACCGCGCTTGTTATCGAGCTACAACAGAACATTGTTTACTTCAAGATATTTCGTTTCATGCTTGCATAGAAATGAAGGGAACAGTGAGTAAATTGAAGGATGGTTTCGATAGGCTGACCAGCAGGGAGTGTGGTTTATCCATAGCGGCCAAAACATTCTTAACGGGGCGTAGAGAAGGTTGCATAGATATATTCAGGGATGGACAGTATCCCTATAAGGCTCTGGGAAAAGTTTCCTTTATTTGGCGTTGCGAAGATGATGAGGCAAAGGCGATAGATGGCAACAGAACACTTTGGCTGTGGGTGCATGCCGCCAGCTACCATCAAATACTGGAGGAATTAGTTAAAGTTTTCGATTTGAAAAATCAAAGATTTAAAAAGTTGCCTTTAGAGGAGAAGCATGAGATGACAGCAACAGAGTCACCAAGTGAATCAAAAAGTTTGCCAATTAAAAAAGAAAGACGTTTGCAGTTTATGACAAAATCCACCATAAGGCGAAATGTACCTATCTATAAAAATGACCAAACCCATGTTGAAGTAAGAGAGCTTAAGGATACATTAAACCGATTTCGTCTTACCGGACCTTTAGCACAAAGTGTTCTTCAGAAAGCCCTTAAGGTAACAGACTTGGAAAAGATTGTCAATGCAAAGGAGAATTGGATAGGCGATTATCTAAACAATGATAATTTCCAAGTGATTCACAAAAAACAATCGGAGTTTTGGACTAGTTGCCGTGAGCGTATAACCTCTCCTGGGGAGCTACTTTCAAATATGGTGCTGGCTTTGAATATAGAGGACTTTCGTTTGAATCGTCCTGAGAAGCGAAGCAAAGCCTTAATAACTCCTAATGCTCAAATATTTCATGAGGCCAGCGATTTTCTTTGTGATATTCAACCCCTTTTAAGTTCTTCGCCATTGTGGTGCGAAGAGATAAGAAATCGAATATCCAACGAAATGTTGAGTACCCATGAGTATTGTTCCCTAAGGGCAAAACATGCCATTGTTCCTGGTAAACCATGCAGATTTGAAGATTCCATGCAACCAATACCTGTGGTACTAATTCAAAGACCAGGTTCTCAGGATGGAGGTTATAAGCGCTTAGCATATGGTTGTGGTTGGGACGTTATAGCACCTGCGGGATATGGTATGTCCTTATGGCTATCATTGATTATGTGGGGTGCCAGGCCAGGGGGCTTGAGAGAATTTGAAACTGTTGCTAGAGAAATGGGAACAGAGGAGCATTTACCGGATACTATTGGAG GCTTACAAATCCATGGACATCGCTACAATGAGCTCTACAACAAATACTTTCGCTTACCACCGGGTAAACGTTGCAATTATCGGAAGTTTTCCATAGTATCACCATTTCGTGTGCCTTTTAAACAACTCATAAGAGACTGGGATACAAGAGTTGACCCCATGCAAACCGTTGAAACTAAGGAGACTGATTTTTACATTCTACGAGATCGTACTAAACTTCAAGCCATTGCAGATTGTGTGAAAAAGTGTACATTACACAAATTTCCCCAAGACTTGGAGCCTCAGTGTATGATACAAATAAAGTTAAAGTTAAAATCAAGAGGAAATCCAGGAGATTTTTCAGTTATTTGTTTGCCCAACAAAAAGGATTTTAAAAAGAATCTAAAACAAATTGTGCAACGTAATCACGATCCGATTTATGTAGAACCCTTATTACCGGATCCCAATGAAAAGGAACGAAAACGATTACGACTTGAGcataaaaaacaattgaaaCGCTTAAGGTCTAGACGAGTAAGAGAAAAGCGCAAAAAACAG GAAactagcaaaactaaggttataaTTAGACCAGCTGGCACtaaagccatgtgtttggaaCAATTAAAGAAAATGTGCAAATTATGGCTACCCGAAGACACGGAGACTCTGTTCAGCGTTAGGAAGCAGGGCACTCGAGATTGTTTTGGTTATATAACCTCAGCTCATTTTTGCTTAACCGAAGGCAACGTGGGTGGTATAGGCTACGTTACAGTTGAAGGTTTGCGACAACTTTTAAAGTTATGCCAACAGTGTCGTGTAAAACAACCACAGTGCTTGATTCGTTCAACCAACAGCCGTAATTATCGTTTAGCTGCATTTCAAGTCAACGTTAATGTGTAA
- the LOC106092384 gene encoding transcription factor grauzone yields MDMCLLCLELRHETVECIYVASEIWHVENIEQVIEQHFWPIETIHSHSWICSACWFVLKEFHNFYIRIEEAHVDLTLTMNAMNSPLHLQPEMIPNEEAANKNLAKSIKGLDIFINLEDLNNVLTTQQHSESENQYITLPDNLMTLRPLNGSPSGVGQTEEHLHGGIQSTKENRKNENVGIQQANTLLDKNILPSREVEDSNCPEINEIHKVTAENLSEIVQTHSCEPNRDMELPLCKNVIEHSTVDSMSSGANDEEPIIDGEKPRKRLKDPLKRPLFTKIRKIPRITIAAKQTLENVEESKHKRFNILNTNNKEVERKATDFTNDLALNSPNDKVRSNNENKPIMEQSVTTKHCKDTSTEGNQSHETPLPKSSEPNKLDTPKVSVCYNTRSKTKNNETKTEFPKDLEMPVDDTLQYRADSNSDNPSDPEILSALDKCKVRLSTHEYDDFLAKNFKIICDLCHEEVKTFSELRKHFKAMHKKQAYVLCCNKKFMRRSPLVEHIRWHCQPSEFTCKYCDKVMSNRRTLDLHQRHVHEKKFAKHTCDICGRSFASSNVLKNHKMIHLSEEERKYRCDNCGKKYGSETLLHNHVRAVHLAKYIKVCDICGRKIRSRDVFERHMLTHKGLTLSTYSCDICGYRVTGKSALRRHKMSKHPLGGVVEYKCHLCPKIMNSLMTLRRHVRYKHETGRNFKCTMCRKDFKRRSSLREHMATHTKDPLYKCPYCPLKFNSNANMHKHRKKDHPLEWLEDRRAKYSGKVPPDHIHPCTLPLELQPTIDDNEQLPT; encoded by the exons atGGATATGTGTTTGTTATGCTTGGAATTACGGCACGAAACTGTCGAATGCATTTATGTTGCATCAGAAATATGGCATGTAGAGAATATTGAACAAGTGATAGAACAACATTTTTGGCCAATA GAAACTATACATTCCCACTCATGGATATGTTCCGCATGCTGGTTTGTTCTGAAAGAGTTTCACAATTTCTATATACGAATAGAAGAAGCTCATGTTGATTTGACACTTACAATGAACGCAATGAACTCCCCTTTGCATCTACAACCCGAAATGATACCTAATGAAGAAGCGGCTAATAAGAATTTAGCAAAAAGTATCAAAGGATtggatatttttattaatttagaaGATCTCAATAATGTGTTAACAACGCAACAACATTCTGAATCAGAAAATCAATACATAACACTACCAGATAACTTGATGACTCTAAGACCCCTGAATGGATCGCCCAGTGGTGTTGGGCAAACTGAAGAACATCTCCATGGAGGGATACAATCTAccaaagaaaatagaaaaaatgagAATGTGGGTATTCAACAAGCTAATACATTATTGGACAAAAACATTCTACCCAGTAGAGAAGTTGAAGATAGTAATTGCCCAGAAATAAATGAAATCCATAAGGTAACCGCTGAAAACCTATCTGAAATAGTCCAAACCCATTCATGTGAGCCTAATAGAGATATGGAGCTACCTCTTtgtaaaaatgtcattgaacaCAGCACTGTTGATTCTATGAGCTCTGGAGCTAACGATGAAGAGCCCATAATTGATGGAGAAAAACCCAGAAAAAGGCTAAAGGATCCATTGAAGAGACCTCTATTTaccaaaattcgaaaaattcccAGAATAACGATAGCAGCAAAGCAAACTTTAGAAAACGTAGAAGAATCAAAACACAAGAGGTTTAATATTTTGAATACCAACAACAAGGAGGTTGAACGTAAAGCAACCGATTTTACAAATGATTTGGCGTTAAATTCCCCAAACGATAAAGTTCGAAGCAATAATGAAAATAAGCCAATAATGGAGCAAAGTGTTACAACAAAACATTGTAAGGATACATCCACAGAAGGCAATCAGTCACATGAAACTCCCTTACCAAAATCTTCAGAACCAAATAAATTGGATACCCCTAAGGTATCAGTATGCTACAATACACGTTCCAAAactaaaaacaatgaaacaaaaacagaaTTTCCAAAGGATCTTGAAATGCCTGTAGATGATACTCTGCAATATCGAGCAGACTCGAATTCCGATAACCCAAGCGACCCCGAAATTTTATCTGCTTTGGATAAGTGCAAAGTGCGTTTGAGCACCCATGAATATGAcgattttttggcaaaaaattttaaaattatttgcgATCTATGCCACGAGGAGGTGAAAACCTTCAGTGAACTTCGCAAACATTTCAAGGCTATGCATAAAAAGCAAGCCTATGTCCTATGCTGCAATAAGAAATTTATGCGCCGCAGCCCATTGGTGGAACACATTCGATGGCATTGTCAGCCCAGTGAGTTTACGTGTAAATATTGCGACAAGGTTATGTCAAATCGACGTACCTTAGACCTACACCAACGTCATGTACATGAAAAGAAATTTGCCAAGCATACCTGCGATATATGTGGCAGATCTTTTGCCTCGAGCAACGTTCTAAAGAATCATAAAATGATACATCTATCGGAGGAGGAGAGAAAATATCGCTGTGATAACTGTGGAAAAAA atatgGTTCCGAAACTCTTCTCCATAATCATGTTCGAGCAGTGCACTTGGCTAAGTATATTAAAGTCTGTGATATATGTGGCAGAAAAATTCGTAGTCGCGATGTTTTCGAGCGACACATGTTGACCCACAAAGGTTTGACTTTAAGCACttatagctgtgatatatgcGGTTATAGGGTGACGGGTAAAAGTGCCCTGAGGCGGCATAAAATGTCCAAACATCCTTTAGGAGGCGTAGTAGAATACAAATGCCATTTATGTCCGAAAATAATGAATAGTTTGATGACGCTGCGTAGGCATGTGCGATATAAACATGAAACCGgtcgaaattttaaatgtacTATGTGCCGTAAAGATTTCAAAAGACGTTCCTCATTAAGG GAGCACATGGCTACTCATACAAAAGATCCCCTTTATAAATGCCCTTATTGTCCCTTGAAATTTAACTCAAATGCCAATATGCACAAACATCGCAAAAAAGATCATCCATTGGAATGGCTAGAGGATCGTCGGGCAAAATATTCGGGCAAGGTGCCACCAGATCACATACATCCATGTACTTTGCCATTGGAATTGCAACCAACCATTGACGACAATGAGCAGCTTCCTACATAG
- the LOC106084025 gene encoding transcription factor grauzone, whose translation MMDMCLLCLETSSEKYLTASSLRWQEEQIESLIQKHLWALSSIEPESWLCTSCWKSIEDFHSFYVRIEKVHSCFASILKTEVLENSEDKDSIVVSNNFQTENIVEISNKDQEMSPSETCSEPLAIKSESINEEEIVPVNELSDKGILSPDPLERPLTSRNRGRSKAVKSSKLNPARCREILAKVDNSPEENSQTTNNPTDIVDHTDSSDTYSENESDNEEKLEATDSWKPRPNPYYKRKAKRIEIDEFLSKHYKITCALCQLSMTTFCELRKHFTKQHNEPGYAVCCNRKFVKCSLLVDHIHCHLDPEYFKCKHCDKIMSDRRCLKLHVNTHGIQDKIYVCDICSKAFSRKTGLKNHKLIHLSDEEKKFACEHCGKPFGNENLLANHVRVVHLNKYALVCDICGEKMRGKDVFERHILKHKGVPLPTISCDVCGLKVTNQRGLKRHKESQHPEGGRQQYPCHLCSQVSPTHKAHKKHVKDKHELGYDFKCTMCEKAYKRSSTLKEHMATHTGTILYTCSYCPKTFNSNANMHSHRKKAHPKEWEEECRAKYSGNLPPKYKLKCTTTTTDDSKWF comes from the exons GTTGCTGGAAAAGCATAGAAGATTTTCATAGCTTCTATGTTCGTATAGAAAAGGTGCACTCATGTTTTGCCTCCATACTTAAAACGGAAGTTTTAGAGAATAGTGAAGATAAAGACTCCATTGTCGTTTCCAACAACTTTCAGACTGAAAATATTGTAGAGATTTCAAATAAAGACCAAGAAATGTCACCTTCAGAAACTTGCAGCGAACCGCTTGCTATAAAATCAGAGAGTATTAACGAAGAGGAGATTGTGCCAGTTAATGAGCTTTCAGACAAAGGAATATTAAGTCCAGATCCCCTTGAAAGGCCTTTAACTTCCAGAAATCGGGGTCGAAGCAAAGCTGTAAAATCAAGCAAGCTAAACCCAGCAAGATGTCGTGAAATATTAGCAAAAGTAGATAATAGCCCTGAAGAAAATAGCCAAACGACGAACAATCCCACAGATATAGTTGATCATACCGATAGTTCAGATACATATAGTGAAAATGAATCCGATAATGAAGAGAAGTTGGAAGCCACGGATAGCTGGAAGCCACGCCCTAATCCTTACTATAAACGAAAAGCAAAGCGAATTGAGATTGatgaatttttgtcaaaacatTACAAAATCACTTGTGCTCTGTGTCAGTTGAGCATGACAACATTCTGCGAGTTGCGCAAACACTTTACAAAACAACACAATGAACCTGGCTATGCTGTTTGTTGTAATAGGAAGTTTGTAAAATGCAGTCTGCTGGTCGATCACATCCATTGCCATTTGGATCCGGAATATTTTAAATGCAAACATTGTGATAAAATTATGTCAGATCGGCGCTGCCTTAAACTGCACGTCAATACCCATGGCATCCAAGATAAAATCTATGTTTGTGATATATGCAGCAAAGCATTTTCCCGCAAGACTGGTCTAAAAAATCATAAACTCATTCATCTTTCCGacgaagaaaagaaatttgccTGCGAACATTGCGGAAAACC GTTTGGTAATGAGAACTTGCTAGCTAATCATGTACGTGTAGTTCATTTAAATAAGTATGCCCTGGTTTGTGATATTTGTGGTGAAAAAATGCGAGGAAAAGATGTTTTCGAACGTCATATTCTTAAGCACAAGGGTGTACCACTGCCCACCATTAGCTGTGATGTGTGTGGACTAAAAGTTACCAATCAACGGGGCTTAAAACGCCACAAAGAATCTCAACATCCTGAAGGGGGTCGACAGCAGTATCCCTGTCATTTATGTTCACAAGTTTCACCCACGCATAAGGCTCACAAAAAACATGTGAAAGACAAACATGAATTGGGTTACGATTTTAAATGTACCATGTGTGAAAAGGCTTACAAGAGATCAAGTACCCTAAAG GAACATATGGCCACTCACACGGGTACAATTTTATATACATGTTCCTACTGTCCTAAAACCTTTAATTCCAATGCCAATATGCATAGTCATAGGAAAAAAGCCCATCCCAAAGAATGGGAGGAGGAGTGTCGTGCAAAGTACTCGGGAAATTTGCCGCCTAAGTATAAACTAAAGTGCACAACAACCACCACGGATGACTCTAAATGGTtctga